In Chlorogloeopsis sp. ULAP01, the following proteins share a genomic window:
- a CDS encoding phosphoribulokinase, which produces MTNKPERVVLIGVAGDSGCGKSTFLRRLIDLFGEELMTVICLDDYHCLDRKQRKETGITALDPRANNFDLMYEQIKALKEGQSIMKPIYNHETGLIDPPELIEPNHILVIEGLHPLYDERVRSLIDFSVYFDISDEVKIAWKIQRDMAERGHNYEDVLAQINSRKPDFQKYIEPQREFADVVLQVLPTNLIKEDKERKVLRVRMLQREGKEGFEPVYLFDEGSTIHWTPCGRKLTCSYPGMQMYYGSDVYYGRYVSVLEVDGQFDNLDEVIYIETHLSNTSTKYQGEMTHLLLQHREYPGSNNGTGLFQVLTGLKMRAAYERLTAREAKMAVQV; this is translated from the coding sequence ATGACTAATAAGCCGGAACGTGTGGTATTGATTGGAGTAGCCGGAGACTCCGGATGTGGTAAATCTACGTTTTTGCGTCGTCTTATAGATTTATTCGGTGAAGAATTAATGACAGTTATCTGTTTGGATGACTATCATTGTCTAGATAGAAAACAGCGTAAAGAAACAGGAATAACTGCTTTAGATCCAAGAGCAAACAATTTTGACCTGATGTATGAGCAAATCAAAGCGCTCAAAGAAGGTCAATCTATAATGAAGCCGATTTACAATCACGAAACTGGTTTAATCGATCCTCCAGAGTTAATAGAACCTAATCACATTTTAGTAATTGAAGGTTTGCATCCTTTATATGATGAGCGCGTGCGATCGCTAATTGACTTCAGTGTCTATTTTGATATTAGTGATGAAGTCAAGATCGCTTGGAAAATCCAGCGAGATATGGCAGAACGTGGTCACAATTATGAAGACGTTTTAGCTCAAATCAATTCCCGCAAACCAGATTTTCAAAAGTACATTGAGCCACAAAGAGAATTTGCTGATGTAGTTCTCCAGGTACTACCCACCAACCTGATTAAAGAGGATAAAGAACGTAAAGTTCTGCGGGTACGGATGCTACAGCGCGAGGGTAAGGAAGGCTTTGAGCCGGTTTATCTGTTTGATGAAGGTTCCACAATTCACTGGACTCCTTGTGGACGCAAGTTGACTTGTTCCTATCCTGGTATGCAAATGTACTATGGTTCGGATGTATACTACGGTCGCTACGTCTCGGTATTAGAAGTAGATGGTCAATTTGATAACTTAGATGAAGTAATTTATATTGAAACCCATCTGAGTAACACTTCTACCAAGTACCAAGGCGAGATGACTCACTTATTGCTCCAGCACCGTGAGTACCCTGGTTCCAACAACGGTACTGGTTTATTCCAAGTGCTGACAGGCTTGAAGATGCGTGCTGCCTACGAGCGTTTGACAGCAAGGGAAGCGAAAATGGCAGTTCAAGTCTAG